One genomic window of Cannabis sativa cultivar Pink pepper isolate KNU-18-1 chromosome 2, ASM2916894v1, whole genome shotgun sequence includes the following:
- the LOC115721359 gene encoding uncharacterized protein LOC115721359 — protein MRKEDTVKLISAEGFEFIIHKEAAMVSQTIRNMLTSPGSFAETQHGEVTFPEISTTILEKICKYFYWNLQFASGKETEFHIEPELTLELMMAANYLHT, from the exons ATGAGGAAGGAAGACACAGTGAAGCTGATCAGCGCCGAGGGTTTCGAATTTATTATTCACAAAGAAGCCGCCATGGTTTCTCAGACCATTCGAAATATGCTCACCTCTCCTG GTAGTTTCGCCGAAACGCAACATGGGGAGGTAACATTCCCTGAGATCAGCACCACCATTCTTGAAAAGATCTGCAAATATTTCTATTGGAATCTTCAATTTGCCAG CGGGAAAGAGACCGAGTTCCACATTGAACCTGAATTGACTCTAGAGTTGATGATGGCAGCTAATTATCTCCACACTTAG